A region of the Deinococcus depolymerans genome:
AAGAGCGCCGCGACGGTCGCGGACGTGGTGCTCGTGCCGGTCCTGCCGACCGGGATGGACATCGACCGGCTGGCGACCACGCTGGAACTGCTGGCCGACCTGGAGGCCGCGTTGCCGCGCTTCAACTACGCGATCGTCCTCAACCGCTTCGACGCCCGCAAGGGCATGGCGCACGAGGCGAACGCCGCCCTGAACAGCCACCCGCGCCTGGAGACGGTCGTCCGGTCCCTCAGCGCCTACGAGAAGGTGTTCGGCGGATCGCCCACCGAGCTGGCGCAGTTCCGGGAGATCTGGGACGAGATCCTGGGCGCCATGGGCGGTCCGGCATGAACGCCTTCGGGCGCAAGGGGCCGCGCCTCACGAACCTGCTGGAGCGCGCGCAGTCGTTCACGGCGCAGGACGGGGCCGGCGTCCCGCAGGGCGCCCCGCAGACGCTGCCGCTGGACCTGATCGTGCCCAACCCACGCCAGCCGCGCCGGCACTTCGATCCGCAGCAGCTTCAGGATCTGGCGGCCAGCATCGCCGAGCGCGGCGTGCTGCAACCGATCATGGTGCGGCCCTCGGGGGAGCAGTTCGAGATCGTGTTCGGCGAGCGGCGCTACCGGGCGTCCCGGCTGGCCGGGCGGCGCGAGATCCCGGTGATCGTGCAGGCCATCTCGGATGACGAACTCGAGGTGATCGCCACCCTGGAGAACCTGCAGCGCGCCGACCTGAACCGCTTCGAGGAGGTCACGGGCAAACTGACGCTGCTGGCGCGCACCCTGAATCTGGATGTGCAGGAGGTACCGGCGCACCTGCGGCAGATGCGTGCCAACCCGCAGGCCCACCCGGAGGACGTGCAGATGACCGAGCAGCTGTTCGCGCAGCTGGGCGGCGAGCAGTGGGTGTCGTTCGTGGTGAACGGCCTGCCGGTCCTGGCCCTCAAAGAACCCATGCGCGCGGCGGTCGAGCGCGGCGAACTGGCGTACTCCAAGGCGCTGCTGATCGCCCGCGCCCCCGCTGCCCTGCACGCGGAACTCGTGTCGGAGGCGGTGGCGCAGGACTGGACCCAGGCGGAGGTCCGGGCGCAGATCCGTGCGCGGCAGAACCCCCGCCCGGCCGCAGCCGGCGACACCCTGCGGGACCTGCGACGTCAGCTGTCACCGGCCCGGCTCGCGGTCCTGCCGGAAAAGCAGCGCGCGAGGGCCGAGCGCCT
Encoded here:
- a CDS encoding ParB/RepB/Spo0J family partition protein; the protein is MNAFGRKGPRLTNLLERAQSFTAQDGAGVPQGAPQTLPLDLIVPNPRQPRRHFDPQQLQDLAASIAERGVLQPIMVRPSGEQFEIVFGERRYRASRLAGRREIPVIVQAISDDELEVIATLENLQRADLNRFEEVTGKLTLLARTLNLDVQEVPAHLRQMRANPQAHPEDVQMTEQLFAQLGGEQWVSFVVNGLPVLALKEPMRAAVERGELAYSKALLIARAPAALHAELVSEAVAQDWTQAEVRAQIRARQNPRPAAAGDTLRDLRRQLSPARLAVLPEKQRARAERLIAELVQLLS